Proteins co-encoded in one Acidobacteriota bacterium genomic window:
- a CDS encoding CHAT domain-containing protein produces the protein MKIGAENILRAWALVCVCFAAAVTAQPVSPRPLPPEFFKRREAGSAFEMGRIYLREQKPVLAAENFANAAKAYAELRDDGAVACSYLGLGSAYAQNEKNALASETYEQALAIFRALKGRDLDERSLAKLGFLYDELVGKRTVFKYDELAIVPPKRGYDRNGDRLDPRFSQGSERYYVQYFNQPFTVYYREEPESIFNDPRMAGSSDQPKPVSFYRDVLAIWKANGIESVSVAVGISQMESWANANPKVAAFYGKQAVNEYQQIRQAMRQSKDVRVRTYNNQLTDKFRFLADLLIGLGRLAEANEVLQMLKEEEFSDFVQRDQSEIKSLGRRATLTAKERALLERYRHLADRAAEIAADVRATQERNFTLDGVPTAKAQPADEQKKLAKLNAQAADITAAFKLFLEKELVNEIGTDNAAGVAADSTLQSTARDLGPGVVSLYTVVTERRYRVILTTPTIQIDGKTEIETGLLNKKVRRFRDALQDTSIDPRPLGKELYDILVKPVEKELAASGAKTLVWSLDGTLRYIPIAALSPDGVTYLGEKYQNVVLTPRTRERLSGNSADWTALGMGISEEQTVSFPESKGQPMKLDALPGTREELMAIIHDESNPSETGILGGKRYLDKDFTLNKLKESLAARNADGKRKFNVVHLASHFRLGDNWSNSFLFLGNGKVLSLEEIGNSADIDFSDVELVTLSACNTALTTDSRGFEVDSLAAAIQAKSGKAVLATLWAVYDESTSLLMQSFYRERKDDPKLTKAEALQRAQKRLITGKTNGKSFAHPYFWAGFVLIGNWN, from the coding sequence ATGAAAATCGGAGCAGAGAACATCTTAAGGGCGTGGGCACTCGTTTGTGTATGTTTCGCCGCGGCGGTCACAGCACAGCCGGTTAGCCCGCGTCCGCTGCCGCCGGAGTTTTTCAAACGCCGTGAGGCTGGCTCGGCATTCGAGATGGGCAGGATCTATCTGCGGGAGCAGAAACCGGTTCTGGCCGCCGAGAATTTTGCCAACGCCGCGAAAGCTTATGCCGAGCTTCGAGATGATGGAGCGGTTGCGTGTTCGTATCTCGGTCTCGGTTCGGCATATGCTCAGAATGAGAAAAATGCGCTTGCATCGGAAACCTACGAGCAAGCTCTCGCTATCTTTCGCGCTCTGAAAGGCCGCGATCTTGATGAGCGGTCGCTAGCTAAACTCGGGTTCCTATATGACGAACTCGTCGGAAAGCGAACCGTTTTCAAATACGACGAGCTAGCCATCGTGCCGCCAAAACGCGGTTACGACCGGAACGGAGACCGCCTCGATCCGCGGTTTTCGCAAGGCTCAGAGCGTTATTACGTCCAGTATTTTAATCAGCCGTTCACGGTGTATTACCGCGAGGAGCCGGAGTCGATCTTCAACGATCCCCGAATGGCCGGCTCGAGCGATCAGCCAAAACCGGTTAGCTTTTATCGCGATGTTCTGGCGATCTGGAAGGCAAACGGTATCGAGAGCGTCAGCGTCGCCGTCGGCATCAGCCAGATGGAGTCGTGGGCAAACGCAAATCCAAAGGTTGCCGCCTTCTACGGCAAACAGGCGGTCAACGAATACCAGCAGATCCGCCAGGCGATGCGGCAGTCGAAAGATGTCCGCGTACGAACCTACAATAACCAGCTCACCGACAAGTTCCGCTTTCTTGCAGATCTGCTGATTGGTTTAGGCAGGCTTGCGGAGGCTAACGAAGTCCTGCAAATGCTGAAAGAAGAGGAGTTCTCGGACTTCGTCCAACGCGACCAAAGCGAGATCAAAAGCCTCGGCCGCCGGGCTACTTTAACCGCGAAGGAGCGAGCGCTACTTGAGCGATATCGACACCTCGCTGACCGTGCAGCTGAGATCGCAGCGGATGTGAGAGCAACGCAGGAAAGGAACTTCACTCTCGACGGAGTTCCAACCGCAAAAGCCCAACCCGCGGACGAACAAAAGAAGCTCGCCAAGCTCAACGCTCAGGCTGCAGACATCACCGCAGCGTTCAAACTCTTTCTCGAGAAAGAACTCGTCAACGAGATCGGCACCGACAACGCTGCCGGAGTCGCGGCTGACTCGACACTGCAATCGACCGCAAGGGATCTCGGCCCCGGCGTTGTCTCGCTCTACACCGTAGTCACCGAGCGGCGATACCGCGTCATCCTCACGACGCCGACGATCCAGATCGATGGCAAGACCGAGATCGAAACCGGTCTGCTGAACAAAAAAGTGCGGCGTTTCAGGGACGCCTTGCAGGATACTTCGATCGATCCGCGGCCGCTCGGAAAGGAGCTTTACGACATTCTAGTAAAGCCTGTCGAAAAGGAACTCGCCGCCTCAGGAGCCAAAACGCTTGTCTGGTCGCTCGACGGAACGCTTAGGTACATTCCGATCGCCGCCCTCTCGCCCGACGGCGTGACGTACCTCGGCGAAAAGTACCAGAACGTCGTGCTAACGCCGCGAACACGTGAGCGTTTGTCCGGAAACAGCGCGGATTGGACCGCTCTAGGGATGGGAATCTCTGAAGAACAAACCGTCAGTTTTCCGGAGTCAAAGGGCCAACCGATGAAGCTCGACGCTCTGCCCGGAACCCGCGAAGAGCTGATGGCGATCATTCACGACGAAAGCAATCCGTCCGAAACCGGCATCCTGGGTGGAAAGCGATATCTGGATAAAGATTTTACGCTCAATAAGTTAAAAGAATCGCTCGCCGCTCGAAATGCTGACGGCAAGCGAAAGTTCAATGTTGTTCATCTCGCCAGCCATTTCCGGCTCGGGGACAACTGGTCGAATTCGTTCCTGTTTTTAGGCAACGGAAAAGTGTTGTCTCTCGAAGAGATCGGAAATTCGGCAGACATAGATTTCAGTGACGTCGAGCTAGTTACACTTTCGGCTTGTAATACGGCTCTGACGACCGATTCGCGGGGTTTTGAGGTTGATTCCCTGGCCGCTGCGATCCAGGCAAAAAGCGGTAAGGCCGTACTTGCAACACTCTGGGCCGTCTATGACGAGAGCACCTCGCTCCTGATGCAGAGCTTCTATCGCGAGCGAAAAGACGATCCCAAATTAACGAAAGCTGAGGCTTTGCAAAGGGCCCAAAAGAGACTTATTACCGGCAAGACGAACGGGAAATCGTTCGCCCATCCATATTTCTGGGCAGGCTTCGTCCTGATCGGAAACTGGAACTGA
- a CDS encoding Lrp/AsnC family transcriptional regulator → MIDEIDRKILKELQEDARTSYAELGRRVGLTTPAVIERVRKLEDAAIITGYRADIDTAKVGLPITAFIRMSITGVDYSHIIEVVQGSTEVLECHRGTGGDSFIMKVAVASVEHLQEVIDRLVPYGITTTTIVLSSPVKRRIIEV, encoded by the coding sequence ATGATCGACGAGATCGACCGAAAGATATTAAAGGAACTCCAGGAAGACGCCCGGACTAGCTACGCCGAGCTCGGTCGAAGGGTCGGACTAACAACTCCGGCAGTGATCGAGCGCGTTCGCAAGCTCGAGGATGCCGCGATCATCACCGGTTATCGAGCGGACATTGACACCGCGAAAGTCGGCCTCCCGATCACAGCTTTCATCCGCATGAGCATCACCGGCGTCGATTACAGCCACATCATCGAGGTCGTCCAGGGCTCGACCGAGGTTCTCGAATGCCACCGCGGAACCGGCGGCGATTCGTTTATTATGAAAGTCGCCGTCGCCTCGGTCGAACACCTTCAGGAAGTCATCGACCGCCTCGTTCCCTATGGCATCACAACCACGACGATCGTTTTGTCATCGCCCGTGAAGCGAAGAATAATTGAGGTCTGA
- a CDS encoding phenylalanine 4-monooxygenase, protein MTGAAAQMLTETFQTATEPEVEIANFRVSDDDLPEFRDLKFENINELHLDHPGANDKEYRARRDYIAQCAKSFRETGQITDVDYNAREQRVWRYVAEELEELQQRYASPFYLRAKKDLGIRTDQIPQLSEMNRRLKELTGFRLAPIEGLVETRGFLSWLSYRVMLCTQYIRHHSHPAYTPEPDIVHEAIGHIPMFTNPNFADFSQFIGHGARIATDKQLEELGRLYWFTVEFGMVEHEGDIKAYGAGLLSSFGELEHAFSDQVERRPFDLEQVINHEYTYSDMQKILYVIPSYAELKEVTRKYIESFGK, encoded by the coding sequence ATGACAGGAGCCGCTGCACAAATGCTGACCGAAACCTTCCAAACCGCGACCGAGCCCGAAGTCGAGATCGCAAATTTCCGCGTTTCCGATGACGATCTGCCGGAATTTCGTGATCTTAAGTTCGAGAACATCAACGAACTTCACCTCGACCATCCCGGTGCAAATGACAAGGAATACCGGGCACGCCGCGACTATATAGCGCAGTGTGCGAAGAGTTTTCGCGAAACCGGTCAGATCACGGATGTTGACTACAACGCCCGCGAACAGCGCGTATGGCGCTACGTCGCCGAAGAACTCGAGGAATTACAGCAGCGGTATGCGAGCCCTTTTTATCTGCGGGCAAAAAAGGATCTCGGCATACGAACCGACCAGATACCACAGCTATCGGAAATGAACCGCCGTTTGAAAGAGCTAACCGGATTTCGCCTCGCCCCGATCGAAGGGCTGGTCGAAACCCGCGGATTTCTCTCTTGGCTCTCGTACCGCGTCATGCTTTGCACGCAGTACATCCGCCACCATTCGCACCCGGCATACACACCCGAACCGGATATCGTCCATGAGGCCATCGGCCACATTCCGATGTTCACGAACCCGAATTTTGCCGACTTCTCGCAGTTCATCGGACACGGAGCAAGGATCGCGACCGACAAACAGCTCGAAGAACTCGGCCGTCTCTACTGGTTCACCGTCGAATTCGGCATGGTCGAGCACGAAGGCGACATCAAAGCCTACGGAGCCGGCCTGCTCTCGTCATTCGGCGAACTCGAACATGCCTTCTCCGACCAGGTCGAACGCCGACCTTTTGATCTGGAGCAGGTCATCAATCACGAATACACTTACAGCGATATGCAAAAGATCCTGTACGTGATTCCGTCGTATGCAGAATTGAAAGAAGTGACGCGGAAGTATATTGAAAGCTTTGGAAAATAG
- a CDS encoding energy transducer TonB: MKTIFKLGLSVVLAFWLSGASAAQIDQRTPFFANPTQTASEPFRIVLMPKAEFTAEARKNKLQGTVRLAVTFLASGKIGNIEIVTGLPDGLSDMARVAAKNILFEPEKKQNEPITVTRQLEYLFKNDWGQPVGNNTPVSQTRSSSVVSEQPQLLKPVQPVTFSLTPGNGKVFALRLTENDIVDVSWLVSDELILHSGILDPSGKPLAIGGDDDALLFTAPSSGEYTLVLKYDEGSEVKDRQNITVQYAVGFTLPNGSKQKALRRINGYDIRIYTTPEVGDESGLSIVVFEKDGLKKKILRSFGQGSVGYSFADDVFVSAFKSAKEASALIRNTLDKTGDGIPDVMIDYYSGGSHCCFTTFFFNLGRTVDLIEELDTQHAGLVAKSLNPAGGLRFETSENNFAYWNACFACSPMPRVILEFNNGVLRPNFELMKKPPPTLSAIKNLARTARLKISLEPYTDDGEQFEEAFWAEMLNLIYTGNEGLAWQYFDLVWPSGKQGKELFATNFKEVLSSGYYGSPDAAAQNGFRNYWKGFYKILDSLRNNVN, from the coding sequence ATGAAGACGATATTTAAACTTGGTCTGTCGGTGGTTTTAGCATTTTGGCTCAGTGGGGCTTCAGCAGCCCAAATCGATCAGAGAACGCCTTTCTTTGCTAACCCCACGCAAACAGCTTCGGAACCGTTCAGAATCGTACTAATGCCAAAAGCGGAATTTACAGCAGAAGCACGAAAAAATAAGCTTCAAGGTACTGTAAGGTTGGCCGTTACGTTTTTGGCCTCGGGCAAAATTGGGAATATTGAGATTGTCACTGGATTGCCGGATGGTCTATCGGATATGGCAAGGGTTGCCGCTAAAAACATACTTTTCGAACCAGAAAAAAAACAAAACGAGCCGATTACAGTAACGCGGCAACTTGAATATTTATTTAAGAATGATTGGGGCCAACCTGTTGGCAACAATACACCTGTCAGTCAAACTCGAAGTAGTTCTGTCGTGTCAGAACAGCCTCAATTATTAAAGCCGGTTCAGCCAGTGACCTTTTCGCTAACGCCAGGTAACGGAAAGGTGTTTGCTTTACGGCTAACCGAAAATGACATTGTTGATGTCTCGTGGCTAGTTAGCGATGAACTGATTCTTCATTCTGGCATCTTGGACCCTTCTGGAAAGCCACTTGCAATTGGTGGTGATGACGATGCCCTATTATTCACTGCTCCTTCGAGCGGTGAATATACATTAGTTTTAAAATATGATGAGGGTTCTGAGGTAAAAGACCGACAAAACATTACAGTACAGTATGCAGTAGGGTTTACCCTTCCCAATGGGTCAAAACAAAAAGCCTTGCGGAGAATCAACGGTTACGACATTAGAATTTATACGACTCCCGAGGTCGGGGATGAATCCGGTCTGTCAATTGTCGTTTTTGAAAAAGACGGTCTCAAGAAGAAGATACTTCGGAGTTTCGGGCAGGGTTCCGTGGGTTATTCATTTGCCGACGATGTGTTTGTTTCCGCCTTCAAATCCGCGAAAGAAGCATCCGCTCTGATTAGAAATACACTAGATAAGACGGGAGATGGAATTCCCGACGTGATGATTGATTACTATTCGGGCGGTAGTCACTGCTGTTTCACAACATTCTTTTTTAATTTGGGAAGAACGGTTGATTTGATCGAAGAGCTAGACACTCAGCATGCGGGACTTGTTGCCAAAAGTTTGAATCCGGCCGGAGGATTGCGGTTTGAAACCAGCGAGAACAATTTTGCCTACTGGAATGCGTGTTTTGCATGTTCGCCAATGCCGCGAGTGATTCTTGAATTTAACAACGGAGTACTACGCCCAAATTTTGAATTAATGAAAAAGCCTCCCCCGACACTCTCGGCAATTAAGAATTTAGCTAGAACAGCTAGGCTGAAAATCAGCCTGGAGCCATACACGGACGATGGCGAACAATTCGAAGAAGCGTTTTGGGCGGAAATGTTAAATTTGATCTACACGGGTAATGAGGGATTAGCGTGGCAATACTTCGATTTAGTCTGGCCATCTGGGAAACAGGGCAAAGAATTATTTGCTACTAATTTCAAAGAGGTTTTGAGTTCTGGTTACTATGGAAGCCCTGACGCGGCTGCTCAGAACGGATTCCGCAATTATTGGAAGGGCTTTTATAAAATCCTTGATTCTCTTCGAAACAACGTTAATTAA
- the hppD gene encoding 4-hydroxyphenylpyruvate dioxygenase — protein sequence MTTQNPLGLKKIHHVEFYVGNAKQAEFYYRKAFGFSRAGYMGLETGNREVTSYLLKQSNINFILSTPMSPEHPGSEHIKQHGDGVHDIAFLVEDADHAFHEAVRRGATPVEEPHDHGDEHGVVRHASIATYGDTIHSFLSYNNNNGHNYNGVFLPGFVEQKVEGEPTGIMLVDHIVGNVELGQMTKWCDFYRDVMGFFRYITFDDNDISTEYSALMSIVMSDGGHNIKFPINEPAMGKGGKSQIQEYIEFYRGAGAQHIALLCRDIRSTVAKLMENGVEFLTIPDTYYDDLSSRVGDIDEDIPSLKKLGILVDRDDEGYLLQIFTKPVEDRPTVFYEILQRKGCKGFGKGNFKALFVSIEEEQRRRGNL from the coding sequence ATGACTACACAAAATCCACTAGGACTTAAAAAGATCCACCACGTCGAATTCTACGTCGGCAATGCTAAGCAGGCGGAGTTTTATTATCGTAAGGCGTTCGGGTTTTCGCGGGCCGGGTATATGGGGCTTGAGACGGGGAATCGTGAGGTGACGAGCTACCTGCTGAAGCAGTCGAATATCAATTTTATTTTATCGACGCCGATGTCGCCCGAGCATCCTGGGTCTGAGCATATCAAGCAGCACGGCGACGGCGTACATGATATTGCGTTTTTGGTCGAGGATGCCGATCATGCTTTTCATGAGGCAGTACGGCGCGGAGCGACGCCGGTCGAGGAACCGCACGATCACGGCGATGAGCATGGCGTAGTTCGCCACGCTTCGATCGCTACTTATGGCGATACGATCCATTCGTTTCTCTCGTACAACAACAATAACGGCCACAATTACAACGGCGTTTTCCTGCCCGGCTTTGTCGAGCAAAAAGTCGAAGGCGAGCCGACGGGTATCATGCTGGTCGATCACATCGTCGGCAACGTCGAGCTGGGCCAGATGACCAAATGGTGCGATTTTTACCGCGATGTGATGGGCTTTTTCCGTTACATAACGTTCGACGATAACGATATATCGACCGAGTATTCGGCTCTGATGTCGATCGTCATGTCGGACGGCGGACACAATATCAAATTCCCGATCAATGAGCCGGCGATGGGCAAAGGCGGCAAATCACAGATCCAGGAATACATCGAATTTTATCGAGGCGCCGGAGCTCAGCACATCGCTTTGCTATGCCGCGACATCCGCTCGACCGTCGCCAAGCTGATGGAAAATGGGGTCGAATTCTTAACCATTCCCGACACATATTACGACGATCTGTCGAGCCGCGTCGGTGACATCGACGAAGATATCCCAAGCCTCAAAAAACTCGGCATCCTCGTCGACCGCGACGACGAGGGGTATCTCCTTCAGATCTTCACTAAACCGGTCGAAGACCGGCCGACGGTTTTCTACGAGATCCTCCAGCGCAAAGGGTGTAAAGGCTTTGGGAAAGGTAACTTTAAGGCTCTCTTTGTCTCGATAGAGGAAGAGCAGCGTAGACGAGGAAACCTGTAA
- a CDS encoding glycoside hydrolase family 125 protein — MDRRDFIGFATAAGLTLIMEKNAFPATQTFESHRPAIGDRKFVSTAVEQQIAAVKSRIKDPELAWLFENCYPNTLDTTVFTGTRDGKPDSFVITGDIDALWLRDSTAQVTPYLPLAKTDEKLRVMIRGLIHRHAFSILLDPYANAFLKDPNGKGWDDLPKNKPGVHERKWEVDSLCYAMRLSYQYWKTTGDATPFDAEWEEAMRTIYRTFRTEQLKDGPSPYRFIRRTTDMFDAPPFQGEGYPVKPCGLLRSAFRPSDDSTILPFLIPSNMFAVVELRHLAEMFQAVVKDAKFAAECRSLATEVEQAVIRHAVVDHPKFGRIFAYEVDGFGNAMFMDDANVPNLMSIPYLGFVPVTNSIYQNTRRFVLSDSNPYFAKGNAAEGVGSPHTGKRSIWHIGITMRALTSTNSAEIANCLAMIKRTHAGTGFMHESFNPDDPVKFTRKWFAWANTLFGELIVKLDGANPRVPM, encoded by the coding sequence ATGGATAGACGAGATTTCATCGGTTTTGCAACGGCTGCGGGTTTGACGTTGATTATGGAGAAGAACGCTTTTCCCGCTACGCAGACCTTCGAGTCGCATAGGCCCGCGATTGGCGATCGAAAGTTTGTCAGTACCGCAGTCGAGCAGCAGATCGCTGCTGTCAAATCTCGGATCAAGGACCCGGAACTCGCCTGGCTGTTTGAGAATTGCTATCCGAACACACTCGACACGACTGTTTTTACTGGGACAAGGGATGGAAAGCCGGACAGTTTTGTCATAACCGGTGACATTGACGCTCTTTGGCTGCGCGATTCGACGGCGCAGGTTACGCCGTATTTACCGTTGGCTAAGACGGACGAGAAGCTGCGGGTTATGATCCGCGGGTTGATACATCGCCACGCGTTTTCGATCCTGCTCGATCCTTACGCCAATGCGTTTCTTAAAGACCCGAACGGTAAGGGCTGGGACGATCTGCCTAAGAATAAGCCCGGCGTTCATGAACGGAAATGGGAGGTCGATTCGCTTTGTTATGCGATGCGGCTTTCGTATCAGTATTGGAAGACGACGGGCGACGCGACGCCATTTGATGCCGAATGGGAGGAAGCGATGCGGACGATCTATCGCACATTCCGCACCGAACAGCTAAAAGACGGCCCGAGCCCGTACCGGTTTATTCGCCGGACGACGGACATGTTCGACGCACCGCCGTTTCAGGGCGAGGGCTATCCGGTAAAACCCTGCGGATTGCTGCGTTCGGCGTTTCGTCCGTCTGACGATTCTACGATACTGCCGTTCCTGATACCGTCGAATATGTTCGCGGTTGTTGAACTGCGTCATTTGGCAGAGATGTTTCAGGCGGTCGTAAAAGATGCGAAATTCGCCGCCGAATGCCGCTCGCTTGCCACTGAGGTTGAGCAGGCGGTAATTAGGCACGCTGTCGTGGACCATCCGAAATTCGGCCGAATTTTCGCGTACGAGGTCGACGGTTTTGGAAACGCGATGTTCATGGACGACGCGAACGTGCCAAATCTGATGTCGATCCCGTACCTGGGTTTCGTTCCGGTCACAAACTCGATCTATCAGAACACGCGGCGGTTTGTGCTGAGTGATTCGAATCCATATTTTGCTAAGGGCAACGCCGCCGAAGGAGTCGGCAGCCCGCACACCGGCAAACGCTCGATCTGGCACATCGGCATCACGATGCGGGCCCTGACCTCGACCAACAGCGCAGAGATCGCCAACTGCCTCGCCATGATCAAACGCACGCACGCCGGCACCGGATTCATGCACGAATCATTCAACCCAGACGACCCTGTGAAATTCACAAGAAAATGGTTCGCGTGGGCAAATACATTGTTTGGCGAGCTGATCGTTAAGCTCGATGGGGCGAATCCGCGTGTACCGATGTAA
- a CDS encoding homogentisate 1,2-dioxygenase, protein MNLKYQTGFGNEFATEAVEGALPVGQNSPQKAPLGLYAEQLSGTAFTVPRAGNKRTWTYRIRPSVMHRPFERIGNGKWQSKPDDIDVTPNQLRWDPLPVPDEPTDFIDGITTIALNGDLMSQMGIGIHIYTFNKGMGDRYFYNADAEMLIVPEMGRLGFLTELGPIQAGPGSIVCIPRGVRFRVEPHPDDKKCRGYICENYGSQFRLPDLGPIGANGLANPRDFETPVAWFEDREGEFEQVAKFAGNLWSCEIDHSPLDVVAWHGNYAPYRYDLRRFNTIGSISYDHPDPSIFTVLTSPSGEAGVANCDFAIFPERWLVAENTFRPPWYHRNYMSEYMGLIYGAYDAKETGFVPGGGSLHNQMSAHGPDLDAFEKASNADLKPQKLEGTMAFMFESRYIIRPTKFAMETSQLQSEYFEVWQRLKKNFHA, encoded by the coding sequence ATGAACCTCAAATACCAAACTGGTTTTGGCAACGAATTTGCGACCGAAGCAGTCGAGGGGGCATTGCCCGTGGGCCAGAACTCGCCACAGAAGGCTCCGTTGGGATTATATGCCGAGCAGCTTTCGGGAACGGCGTTTACGGTGCCGCGTGCGGGAAATAAGCGTACGTGGACGTACCGTATTCGGCCGTCTGTCATGCATCGTCCCTTCGAGCGGATAGGCAACGGCAAGTGGCAAAGTAAGCCCGATGACATCGACGTCACGCCGAATCAGCTTCGTTGGGATCCGCTGCCGGTTCCGGATGAGCCGACCGATTTTATTGACGGGATCACGACGATAGCTCTAAACGGCGATCTGATGTCACAGATGGGCATCGGGATTCACATCTACACCTTTAACAAAGGCATGGGCGACCGTTATTTTTATAACGCCGACGCCGAGATGCTGATCGTGCCGGAGATGGGAAGGTTAGGTTTCCTGACCGAATTAGGACCGATACAAGCGGGGCCGGGTTCGATCGTTTGTATTCCTCGCGGTGTGAGATTTCGGGTCGAACCGCATCCGGACGACAAAAAGTGCCGCGGCTACATTTGCGAGAATTACGGCTCACAGTTTCGCCTGCCCGACCTCGGCCCTATCGGAGCTAACGGCCTCGCAAATCCGCGCGATTTCGAGACGCCCGTCGCGTGGTTCGAGGATCGCGAGGGCGAGTTCGAACAGGTCGCTAAGTTTGCGGGAAATCTGTGGTCGTGCGAGATCGATCACTCGCCGCTCGACGTCGTCGCGTGGCATGGCAACTACGCCCCGTACCGCTACGACCTGCGTCGTTTCAACACGATCGGTTCGATCTCATACGATCACCCGGATCCTAGCATTTTTACTGTTCTCACTTCTCCGTCAGGCGAGGCGGGCGTCGCGAATTGCGACTTTGCGATCTTCCCAGAACGGTGGCTGGTAGCCGAAAACACCTTCCGCCCGCCGTGGTATCACCGCAACTACATGTCCGAATACATGGGCCTCATCTACGGTGCCTATGATGCGAAGGAAACAGGCTTCGTGCCCGGCGGCGGCTCGCTCCACAACCAAATGTCCGCCCACGGCCCCGACCTCGATGCGTTTGAAAAAGCATCGAACGCCGATCTCAAACCGCAAAAACTCGAAGGCACGATGGCGTTCATGTTCGAATCTCGTTATATAATTCGGCCGACGAAATTTGCGATGGAAACGTCGCAGCTGCAGAGCGAATATTTCGAGGTTTGGCAGAGGCTAAAGAAGAATTTTCACGCCTGA
- a CDS encoding type II toxin-antitoxin system PemK/MazF family toxin, with product MVTPSVGTVVLVRFPFSDLTASKLRPAVVLANAERGDWVLYQITSQSYADRNAIGISNADFVRGSLNKPSYARPAKLFTANNNIMMKSIGDLSTLKLKGIRVSVISIFK from the coding sequence TTGGTCACACCTTCAGTTGGAACAGTAGTTCTGGTCCGCTTCCCATTCAGCGATCTGACGGCTTCGAAACTTCGCCCCGCAGTGGTTCTCGCGAACGCTGAGCGAGGAGACTGGGTTTTGTATCAGATAACCAGCCAAAGCTACGCTGACCGTAATGCAATCGGTATCTCAAATGCCGACTTCGTTCGCGGTTCGCTCAACAAGCCAAGCTATGCGCGTCCGGCAAAGCTGTTCACGGCGAACAATAACATCATGATGAAAAGTATCGGTGATCTTTCGACACTAAAGTTGAAGGGGATTCGGGTATCCGTGATCTCGATCTTCAAATAA